ctttgcctgtatgcgtagagtaaacacaattgcaaagtacatgtacggaccaagtcgtgagtttgtacgtttcaaaaaaaagatttttttgttttttttcccggcaatgccgaccaggtgtattgcagaaaaacactttttgaaacgtaccaactcacgacttggacgtacatgtactttgcacgtgtttactatacgcattgcaggcaaagtatgcctcgattgacgtcacaaatattttttaaacatataaatcgtgacaaacaattactaaaaaaattgttttattgttcgtaagcatatactcttatgtttgaaagaaaaaaattctatttccaggtgactttaaatcaaGAATGACCAATGGTTGCTTCCCTGTCTAAGACTCAATACCGTCCTAGGTGCAGTCTTAGACACAATACCATACTACCGGTGCTGCACTGAAAATGCTGGAGACAGTGATATTCCTTTTGTggttactctctttgaatcaagataaagtACGTACGAGCTTGGTGAACTCACGAATGACCAATGGCCACTGTATAAGACTCGAGGTGAAGTACTGGCATATTGATGGAGATGGGAGAGTCCTTTCCTTTTGTGGTTAGTATATTATATAGAATCAAGATAAAGTACGGCATTGGTGAAATCATGAATGACCTAAGGTGAAGTACTTTTTTTCAGTGTAGTGGTATACGGTGAGGGAGCTTGAGAACATGTCTAGTTTAAAGTTTTGcctattttaaaaagaaatttaacaCAACCCACAATAAACACGGTAACAATTGACTACAATTTGACGGCTAAAGACTAAACCAAATTATAGTTGTAAATTTCCAAAAGACCGAAAGGTTTCCAGTAAAATTTAGTCTACACTGAAAAACCTGTAATCTAAAGGTGAAAACACctgaaagtaaataaaaaaaaggtttaaaaatgaaagaaaaaaaggtctGTAATCAAATAAAAACGGATCACCCTATCCTCCTCCAAGGTTACGCACGTCTCTGGTAGCCTAGATCGACCTGTTAAAACAGTTTCAGAAACCTTTTCGATAGTAACGTCATTATTTGCGTCGGGAGCTTTCACAAGTGGGAGATAATTATAAATTGTCCTGAAGGAATTTTCGATAGGGTAAGGAAATCCGGTACAAGGGGAACTGACTTCAAGTGGGGTTTCCTCTTCCTTGCTCCTGTTCTTCCTCCTGTACGATATTTACTCAAAGacagcattttgttttacataaaatcATTATCTTGGGCATGATTGGAGAGTGTTTGGGTTACTTACTTGTCAGAGGAGAAACAAGGAAGTGAATTCATAGTATTTATGAACCATCTAGACGGTACCACACGGTATGCGGATCTCAAAGGGGCAATGATCTATTGGAATGGTAAAATGGGCACTATCTGGCGTCATCATAGTGTGTTGAGCAATCCGATCTTGGGGCAACagtgggcaaaatttcatagagctgctaagcacaacaaaattatgcttgtCAAGGTGACGTTACTTTCTCAAATTAATACAGTTTCACTCTAGGCCTACTATTTCAGACTGGTACCCGTTTATGTTTGCTAAACACATTGGTAAGCAACATTATAAAATTCAACCAGCTCTTAGAAATTGAAATGGATTTGTAAAGACTCTCAGCAGAACTAAAACGGCAGCGAGAATGGTATCATTTGGCTTAATCCATAAGCTCTCTTCAGCATAAATTCTTAGTGGTGGTAGACTGCAGCAAGTCATATCTAATTGAGTTAAAAGGAACTGACCGCTATAGCCTCTCATTCTGACCGGCTATTCAGGACATAATTGCTGCAATTTTCAAGACCTGGTGAGAGATGGTTTTTGTAATAACGATTAGGGATccaattaaaaacattgttttaacttCTCTCGTATTGAAGCAGGTGACCCTTTGTCGGTCATGCAGTCATTTTAGACCCACCGAGCACTGCGGATCTGTTTTTGCTGTGCATACACTTACTGATGATCAGATAATTCTAAAACAACCTAACACAAAGTTGAGCTTTGGTGTAAGAAATTtttctttaaacattttgtttgcatataACAGGGCAACTCTGCTGCGTCTCTATGTGCAAGGCTTTTCGTTCTGACCAATTCTAATGATGAGTTTACCTATAAGCTATAAAATAGCCTCAATGTGCACGcctcaatgaaaaacaaaatttatctATTTGGTGTCTTTATCAGGCAAATGTGTTGATAAATTACCTCTATGCTTGCCATCACACTAGAACTTCATTGTGTTTATGGGGTAATTGATTTACCCATTATAATGTGTAATGAAAATTGCATGACGGACACAAAAAAATGAGGTCAATCTGATGAAGTTCGCTATCGAGTTATGCTATTGGATTGAATAAATGTACTTACGGTTGGGTATTAATGACATGCATTGGGATACGGAGTGAAACATCCAAGTCATAACTAGATGCAGTAGGTATAAGAAATACTAATGTAAGAAATAACATTGATTCTTTGAAAAAATTCCTTCCATGCCCGTTCATGTACATTGGTTCAAACCTAGCCCTGGTAgtacgtcagtcagtgccactgcactctCCAACCTAGGCTAGTTCAAACCAACATCTTCACGGTTGGGTATTCGGCCATAAGATGCAAAAGATTTACTATATAAATATGTAACAAATAACATTATTCTGAGAAAAGTTCCTGTGTACGAGCCATGTTTGTGTAAATTGGTTCATACATTTATGGTTGGGTATGAATGACATGCATGTACActgggtatacatgtacatgtacattgtatacatctTTAGCCATATGCAACATATTTACTAAGTATTATGTAAGAAATAACATTAGTCTGAGAAAAGGTCCTGTTTGTGAACCCCTTTGGCTACATTGGTTCTGGTTCGAGTGGACAAGATGGTTGTTCGATTGTAAATGGCACAGATCAGTACAAAGGGATCATCTTCATGTTCTCCGATGCAAATCTTAACTTTAGTTAAGAGACAATAATGTATACGAGGAAAAACATTTTGATGAATGTTATTGTACTAGATATAAATTGCAAGCAGCGAAGGCgagtgcctccatgcccccggtcattgccttgctgcccttgAAATCGTCcagtaaaaaataattacatttcctcatagggtgccctttaccaaggtgaaaatgcctttgtgtccttgccctttcagaaatgaagaatacaggcctgatatagaaatataaaaataaaaaaacaatcagaacTCAGTGCTCATGTTCTCAACGGACAGTAATTGTTATCgctatacagtacatgtactttattagTTCTTAATGAAATGTATTCAAATATCTTGCTAGACTCCCAGCCATTTGACAGACTAGCTATAGACACATTTCAATATCTGATGATAACCTCGTACCCAAAACACCTGCTCATACCCGTCATTAATATTGCAGCAGCCGGTTTTAAATGTCAGGGTAAAGAGAGAACGTGCGCACAACACCATTTGTAGTATTACATCAAGTATTGACTCACTTGAAGCCTCTAGagtgaatgttttgttaagATGAGGGGGGCGATACTCCTCCCACCTATAAGAAATCTATAAGCTTATCCTATGGTGTGTATACGAAGCGAGAGCGACTGGAGTGGTAGTTGCTGACGGCCCTCAGTCTAGATGTGATTCTACGGCCTTTAGGAGAAGCTTGCGTGTTTCTGTGCCCGGAGGCAACGGATGTGTCCGGGGACAGCGTTGGGAGCCTGTCGGTCATCGAAGCTTAAGAATTGACAAGACTAAAACATTGGCACGACAAGAGTGATATACGATCGTATCGTGTAGCTTTAAGATGTAGTTTAGATTGAGAGATGGTAATAACATATTTGAGGACAGAGGGAAGGTGGGTGTTCGTGACACCATGAGGAAAGCCCTCACGGTGTCGCGATAAGTCGCGATAGGCCCCTTATACGACGTCATCATAAGCCCCAAACAGTCGCCTTACTGAGGTAAATGAAGAGCTATCATTGGTTGAGAGTAGTGCGCATGCAGTGCGTACACGTCTCCTATCCATTGTTTGACACCAAAGATGGCAGCCAATGCACAGGATCAATAAGATACTATAGCGGATAGATCTCGTGTTGTTAGTTTTAGTATTTACTCACACTTTAGAAGACTCACACCTATAAAAATGTTCTTTGCACAAAATTAAGCACGAGCCCTTTTGAAATGCGAATTGTAAAGATATGTATTTGAATTCATGAATCAAACAGAGAGTAAAATAATGCAAACAGTTTTCTTCCTTAATTTCAGtaaacacaatgttttttttattattctcagTTAAGCACCATATAATGGAAAACAATAATCATTCAGCAAAATATTTAGTAAATGCACTGGGGTGAACAAACTTTACCTCAAATAGAACACAATAaatatgtttataataaatactTCGATAAAGTAGCCCtcttaaatataattattaagaAATTCACAAAAATCTTGCTTTTAATGAAAGATGTTTTATGACTTAGCAAACCCAACTTACATTCTTTACAATAATGTTTCGTCAATTGCCCTAATTACTATCCGCTGCTCCTCCGGCGCCCTCTGTGGCTCAAGAGTTAAAGTAATTTGGTGGCGCCCTTCACATAGTTGTCTCTTCAAAGCAGATGTCCTCGTCACTCTTTCCCGCTTTTTCAGACTTGTCATCTATATACAGCAACATCGCTGACTGCCACTTGACTCTTTCATCTGGATCTTTGAAGATTGGTGCGTCCTTGGTCTTTGATTTTCTCATTTCTCTGCAGACAGTGACACTacaatataaaaaatcaaacttcTTACATCTTTTAAAACATGACATCATTTTTAAGAGGGGGATTTCAAATAAAGGTGAAGCTATTTACTCATGGCTGAGAATGAATGGATATAGAGATGACAGTAAAGTTAGTTATTGAATTGAACATTCAGATAAATAATGTGTGTATAGCGAATATCGATGTTGCTTATAAACGtaatgtgaatgtccaatatccaacaCCAAACTAACTTTACTGTCGATGTATATAGAACTATAATTTCAGAAACGATACTAAATCATTATGACGCAAGCAGCGAGTTAACAGTTGCTATTGGAATTTGGTTTTGCTAACCATAAACTTTATAAAATTTGACACCAAAGTAACACTTACCATTTATGGATGACCAAGACTAGAAAGCCAATGAGTCCAGCTGGGACGATTAAACAGCCTAGAACCAAGGCTACGCCTGTTCCTGCTCTATTGATACCAGTGTACTGATAAGGCATTGGTCGGGGGGTCTGCTGTGGTGGAACCACCGGTTCGTAAGCTATACGATGGAGAATAATAAAACACGTGCcaaaaaaatgttcacacaaGTTTTCTAATCGAAaacttttgatttaaaaattatGGGGACTTGGATAGTGGGGTTGATTTCTGGGACATTATAGGCCCTAACGGGTCGCCGGGCAAGCGTctcgaaaaacaaaaaatcaaaacaagtaATGTTCTTtcatgcatattttgggatactaCAGTGAAGATACTGGTCCTTgaccaatagtctccagtgccATTAAAAGACAACAATGGCTGGACACGGTTAAAGCAATGTTGATTTCTTGTAATGCATGTTATGACAAAACGCATCAAGGCATGGACAATTTAAACACTAAACACAATAGTAAAGTAGGCTTTACtcataaaattacacaaaattgaGACGCACCTGTAACCATCCATGATCCAAGATCATTCAGAACTCCAGTAAGTGTTACAACCGCCGGCAGCAAGCGACAACACCAAGAACTATCCATCTTTCCAACGGGTCCTCACGTCAATGTGAACCCTCTAGCTTCACGCTACGGGAGTGGACCTCGAACTGTTTCGCGATCCCATTCTCCAAGTCGCagtttcacttttttttgtgcttgaCACGGACAGTTATTAAACACAATGATAGTATTGATAAAACTGATAATGGTTCACCGATTCAGTCAAATAGGTGTGTATGGTCTACCAGTTGATAGGGCGCGTTACAGATGAACAATGCGACAAGACTGGTTGCATTTATTCCAATTTTGTCTGCCTACATGAGATATGACAAGAACtgctgcaaccccccccccaaaaaaaaaagaaaaaagtgttGCCTTTTAACTCTGACATTATGACGATCATGTGAAAGTAGAGACCATTCAAGAATAGGAACGAACAATGTACATTGAACTTCTAAGTAGTTGTCTTGCCgatatttttattcaaaaagaCCAGAAGAATGTCAAAGAAGTTTCACAGAGCACGTGTTTATTAcagtaaaaaaattataaaaaaagttaatgacCCACGCCAGTACATTCAAAA
This DNA window, taken from Asterias rubens chromosome 15, eAstRub1.3, whole genome shotgun sequence, encodes the following:
- the LOC117299784 gene encoding uncharacterized protein LOC117299784; this translates as MDSSWCCRLLPAVVTLTGVLNDLGSWMVTAYEPVVPPQQTPRPMPYQYTGINRAGTGVALVLGCLIVPAGLIGFLVLVIHKCVTVCREMRKSKTKDAPIFKDPDERVKWQSAMLLYIDDKSEKAGKSDEDICFEETTM